The following proteins are encoded in a genomic region of Tachysurus fulvidraco isolate hzauxx_2018 chromosome 22, HZAU_PFXX_2.0, whole genome shotgun sequence:
- the LOC113637297 gene encoding C-type mannose receptor 2-like — MVTVSVLLLLLSAFTPPVQSQLTSLHIIPDDMIQTEARKACRENYTDLVTVYSDKENTKLAELVIKAGNVSGWIGLYHSDFSEKWSNGDPVTFRYLTEDCGISSYCAILKADGSWESLQCTVTKHFMCYEQEASSQTRNYHLILENKTWYEAQRYCRQRYTDLVSIRDQQHNEEVMIKGLNSITPFWIGLLCDDWQWIDGGISAYRNWESNHPLPQGNCAVVRGGRWYSHPCSNHHSALCYYNYIHVSEEALSWEKALDYCDKENRAGILIIDSQAEQEQLESELMRRRVPPGSLWVGLGPNRLSELKVSSGPLTCEDIQRQSEADTHTADAAPDYVMDSTELRVVCKLK, encoded by the exons ATGGTAACCGTGTCAGTCCTGCTTCTCCTGCTCTCtg CTTTTACTCCTCCAGTCCAGAGTCAACTCACTTCACTCCATATCATTCCGGATGACATGATTCAGACTGAGGCTCGGAAAGCTTGCAGAGAAAATTACACCGACCTCGTCACTGTGTACTCTGATAAAGAAAACACTAAACTGGCTGAACTGGTGATAAAGGCTGGTAACGTTTCTGGCTGGATCGGACTCTATCACAGTGATTTCAGTGAGAAATGGTCTAATGGTGATCCTGTAACATTCAGATATCTGACAGAGGATTGTGGGATATCAAGCTACTGTGCCATTCTGAAGGCTGATGGttcatgggaaagtcttcagtgCACAGTGACTAAACATTTCATGTGCTATGAACAAG AAGCTTCCTCACAGACTCGTAATTATCATCTAATCCTTGAGAATAAGACCTGGTATGAAGCTCAGCGTTACTGTAGACAGAGATACACTGACCTGGTCAGCATCAGAGATCAGCAGCACAATGAAGAGGTGATGATTAAAGGGTTAAACAGCATCACACCCTTCTGGATCGGCCTGCTGTGTGATGACTGGCAGTGGATTGATGGAGGAATCTCTGCCTACAGAAACTGGGAGAGCAATCATCCTCTACCACAAGGCAACTGTGCAGTAGtgagaggagggagatggtacTCACACCCATGCAGTAATCATCACTCTGCTTTGTGCTACTACA ATTACATCCATGTGAGTGAAGAGGCTCTGAGCTGGGAGAAAGCACTGGATTACTGTGATAAAGAGAACAGAGCTGGAATTCTGATCATCGATTCTCAAGCTGAACAGGAACAGTTAGAGTCTGAGCTCATGAGGAGACGTGTCCCTCCAGGGTCTCTGTGGGTGGGGCTTGGACCAAACCGTCTCTCTGAGCTGAAGGTGTCCTCTGGTCCGCTGACCTGCGaggacatacagagacagagcgaagctgacacacacactgccgaCGCAGCACCAGATTATGTGATGGACTCCACTGAACTTCGAGTCGTGTGTAAACTGAAGTAA
- the LOC113658454 gene encoding secretory phospholipase A2 receptor-like: protein MVTVPVLLLLIFSASTSPVHSHLTSFHFVPGRMNQTEARQACRDKYTDLVTVYSDEDNTELAKLVIKDGVGSGWIGLSRNNLSEKWSNGDPVTYRNLTGDCGTSSCCAMKADGLWESLQCTVTRHFMCYEQDATSQTNNYHLILENKTWYEAQRYCRQRYTDLVSIRDQQHNEEVMIKGLNSITPFWIGLLCDDWQWIDGGISAYRNWHWQSCEPYPSPHNCVVLSGERWYSWLCTNSYPALCYNRSLSASIHVSDVAMTWEKALLYCQQQNRSGLLQIESGNEQVEVEKKLERGCVSEPVWVGLRQSQLFGFWIWPNGNAVFPYNNWDKGEQPEHQVSQRCGAVVPQSYRWKDMNCEAQYKALCHTTCYP from the exons ATGGTAACTGTGCCAGTTCTGCTGCTCCTCATCTTCTCAG CTTCTACATCTCCAGTCCACAGTCACctcacttcatttcatttcgTTCCGGGTCGCATGAATCAGACTGAGGCTCGACAAGCTTGCAGAGATAAATACACCGACCTCGTCACTGTGTACTCTGATGAAGACAACACTGAACTTGCTAAACTGGTGATAAAGGATGGTGTGGGTTCTGGCTGGATCGGACTCTCTCGCAATAATTTAAGTGAGAAATGGTCTAATGGTGATCCTGTAACATACAGAAATCTGACAGGGGATTGTGGGACATCGAGCTGCTGTGCTATGAAGGCTGATGGTttatgggaaagtcttcagtgCACAGTGACAAGACATTTCATGTGCTATGAACAAG ATGCTACCTCTCAGACTAATAATTATCATCTTATCCTTGAGAATAAGACCTGGTATGAAGCTCAGCGTTACTGTAGACAGAGATACACTGACCTGGTCAGCATCAGAGATCAGCAGCACAATGAAGAGGTGATGATTAAAGGGTTAAACAGCATCACACCCTTCTGGATCGGTCTGCTGTGTGATGACTGGCAGTGGATTGATGGAGGAATCTCTGCCTATAGAAACTGGCATTGGCAGAGCTGTGAACCTTATCCATCACCACACAACTGTGTAGTACTGAGTGGAGAGAGATGGTACTCATGGCTATGCACTAATTCATATCCTGCTTTGTGCTACAACA GGTCTCTATCAGCTTCCATCCATGTGAGTGATGTAGCTATGACCTGGGAGAAAGCTCTGCTTTACTGTCAGCAACAGAACAGATCTGGATTGTTACAGATTGAGTCTGGAAATGAGCAGGTTGAGGTGGAGAAGAAACTCGAAAGGGGGTGTGTCTCTGAGCCTGTGTGGGTGGGGCTTAGACAGAGCCAACTCTTCGGCTTCTGGATTTGGCCCAACGGGAACGCCGTGTTTCCGTACAACAACTGGGACAAAGGGGAACAGCCTGAACATCAGGTCTCTCAGCGCTGCGGCGCCGTCGTTCCACAGAGCTACAGATGGAAAGACATGAACTGTGAGGCTCAGTATAAAGCTCTGTGTCACACCACATGTTATCCATGA